From the genome of Ralstonia insidiosa:
GCGTTCGAAGGCCTGAAGCTGGCGCAGCGTTCGGTCTGGCGCATCAGCGCCAATCTGGCCGTGTCGGACCACAACGTGCCGACCACCGACCGCTCGCATGGCATTGCCGATCCGGTTTCCAAGCTGCAGGTCGACACGCTCGATGCCAACTGCGACAGCTACGGCATCACGCAATTCAAGATGAACGACAAGCGTCAGGGCATCGTGCACGTGATCGGGCCGGAGCAGGGCGCGACGTTGCCGGGCATGACGGTGGTCTGCGGTGATTCGCATACCAGCACGCACGGCGCCTTCGGCGCGCTGGCGCACGGCATCGGCACGTCCGAAGTGGAGCACGTGCTCGCCACGCAGACGCTGCTCGCCAAGAAGAGCAAGAACATGCTCGTGAAGGTGGAAGGCACGCTGCCGCGCGGCTGCACCGCCAAGGACATCGTGCTCGCCATCATCGGCAAGATCGGCACGGCGGGCGGTACGGGTTATGCCATGGAATTCGGTGGCTCGGCTATCCGTGCGCTGTCGATGGAAGGGCGTATGACGGTGTGCAACATGGCGATCGAAGGTGGCGCACGTGCCGGCATGGTCGCCGTGGATGACGTCACGCTCGAATACATCAAGGGCCGCCCGTTCGCGCCGCAGGGCGTGGAGTGGGAGCAGGCCGTTACGTACTGGCGCACGCTGCATTCTGACGAAGGTGCGCACTTCGACCATGTGGTCGAGCTGCGCGCTGAAGAGATTCGCCCGCAAGTGAGCTGGGGCACGTCGCCGGAAATGGTGGTCAGCATTGAAGACCGCGTGCCGGATCCCGAGAAGGAAAAGGACCCGAACAAGCGCAACGCCATGGAGCGCGCGCTCGAATACATGGGCCTGCAGCCGAACGTCGCCATCAGCGATATCAACATCGACAAGGTCTTCATCGGCTCGTGCACCAACAGCCGTATCGAAGACATGCGCGCTGCTGCGTGGGTCGTTCAGAAGCTGGGCAAGCGCATTGCCTCCAACGTGAAGCTGGCGATGGTTGTGCCGGGCTCGGGCCTTGTGAAGGAACAGGCCGAGCGCGAAGGGCTCGACAAGATTTTCAAGGCGGCAGGTTTTGAATGGCGCGAGCCGGGTTGCTCGATGTGCCTGGCGATGAATGCCGATCGCCTGGACCCTGGCGAGCGCTGTGCATCGACCTCCAACCGCAACTTCGAAGGCCGTCAGGGCGCGGGTGGCCGCACCCACCTCGTGAGCCCGGCGATGGCCGCTGCGGCCGCGCTCGAAGGCCACTTCGTCGACGTGCGCAAGCTCGCTTGAGCGGCAGGATAGAGAGAGCAATCATGGAACAATTCACCATCCACACCGGCCTCGTGGCCCCGCTCGACCGCGAGAACGTCGACACCGACGCCATCATCCCGAAGCAATTCCTCAAGTCGATCAAGCGCACGGGCTTCGGCCCGAACCTGTTCGACGAGTGGCGCTACAAGGACGTTGGCGAACCCGGCCAAGACAACAGTAACCGTCCGCTGAACCCGGACTTCGTGCTGAACCAGCCGCGCTATCAAGGCGCATCGGTGCTGCTGGCGCGCAAGAACTTCGGCTGCGGCAGCTCGCGTGAGCACGCACCGTGGGCGCTGCAGCAGTACGGCTTCCGCGCCATCATCGCGCCGAGCTTTGCCGACATCTTCTTCAACAACTGCTTCAAGAACGGGCTGCTGCCGATCGTGCTGACAGAGTCGCAAGTCGACCACCTGTTCAACGAGACGCAAGCCTTCGTCGGTTATCAACTGACCGTTGATCTGGACAAGCAGGTTGTCGTAACGCCGGGTGGTACGGCCTATCCATTCGACATCACGGCGTTCCGCAAGTACTGCCTGCTTAACGGCTTCGATGACATCGGCCTGACCCTGCGCTATGCCGATCAGATCAAGGCCTACGAAGCGCAGCGCCTGGCCAAGATGCCGTGGCTTGCACACAAGCTCGTCGGCTGAGCTCGTCAACAGAACACGCAGAACAACAAGGACATACGCATGACCAAGATTGCAGTGTTGCCGGGTGACGGCATCGGTAAGGAAATCGTGGCCGAGGCCGTCAAGGTGCTGAATGCACTGGGCGAGTCGTTCGAGATGGAATTCGCGCCCGTTGGCGGCGCCGGCTATGAAGCCAAGGGCCATCCGCTGCCGGAAGACACGCTCAAGCTTGCCAAGGAAGCCGACGCCATCCTGTTCGGCGCCGTGGGCGACTGGAAGTACGACACGCTGGCGCGCGAACTGCGCCCCGAGCAGGCGATCCTCGGCTTGCGCAAGCATCTGCAGCTGTTCGCCAATTTCCGTCCGGCGATCTGCTATCCGGAACTGGCCGGCGCATCGAGCCTGAAGCCGGAGATCGTCGGTGGTCTCGACATCCTGATCGTGCGTGAACTGACCGGTGACATCTACTTCGGTCAACCGCGCGGTGTGCGTGCCGCACCGGACGGCCTGTTCGCCGGCGCGCGCGAAGGCTTCGACACCATGCGCTACAGCGAGCCAGAAATCCGCCGCATCGCGCACGTCGCCTTCCAGGCCGCCGCCAAGCGCGGCAAGAAGCTGTGCAGCGTCGACAAGGCCAATGTGCTCGAGACGTTCCAGTTCTGGAAGGACATCGTCACCGATGTGCACAAGGAATATCCGGAGGTCGAGCTGTCGCACATGTACGTCGATAACGCGGCCATGCAGCTCGTCAAGGCGCCGAAGAATTTCGACGTGATCGTCACCGGCAACATGTTCGGCGACATCCTGTCGGACGAGGCTGCCATGCTGACGGGCTCGATCGGCATGCTGCCGTCGGCGTCGCTCGACGCGAACAATAAGGGCCTGTACGAGCCGTCGCACGGTTCGGCACCGGACATCGCAGGTAAGGGCGTGGCCAACCCGCTGGCGACGATCCTGTCGGCGGCGATGATGCTGCGTTACTCGCTGGGCAAGGCCGAGCAGGCCGATCGCATCGAGAACGCCGTCAAGAAGGTGCTGGCTCAGGGCTATCGCACTGGCGACATTCTGACGCCGGGCTGCAAGCAGGTCGGCACGGTGGAAATGGGCGAAGCTGTGCTGGCAGCGCTGTAATTCATCGCGCACGTTGCGGTGCCGTCACCTAGTTGTGTCACGTGCGGCGCCGCAACGTTTTTTTTTTCGGCGAACGCATGTTGCAGCGCATTGTGTGTCCGCCAAATCGTGTATATTTTTACGAATGATCTCGACCGCGCTCCTCTTCGGCATTCTGGGTACCCTGGCTCTCGCAGCTACGGGCACCGCCGCACGCGCACGCATTGCGACTGTCGAGATTCGCACGACCACCAAAACCATTACGAAAAAAACGATCTCGTAGATCGTCCGGTCGTGTCCGCCTGCCTTCCCCGCGCGGTCACCGCCGGGCGCACGAGGCGGGGAAAATCACTAAGGGTTCCACATCATGAAGGTAGGTCTCGTCGGTTGGCGCGGCATGGTCGGCAGCGTGCTGATGCAGCGCATGCAGGAAGAAAAGGATTTCGACCTGATCGATACGGTGTTTTTCAGCACCAGCAACGCTGGCGGCAAGGCGCCTGCATTCGCCAAGACGGATGCGCCGCTGGCTGACGCCAACGACATCGAAGCGCTCAAGGCCTGCGACACGATCATCACGTGCCAGGGCGGCGACTACACTACCGAAGTCTTCCCGAAGCTGCGCGCTGCCGGCTGGAACGGCTACTGGATCGACGCCGCTTCGACGCTGCGTATGGAAGACGACGCCGTGATCGTGCTGGACCCGGTCAACCTGGGCCTGATCAAGAACGCGGTGGCGGCCGGTACCAAGAACTTCATCGGTGGCAATTGCACCAACTCCATCCTGCTGATGGGCGTGGGCGGTCTGTTCCGCGAAGGCCTGGTTGAGTGGGTCAGCTCGATGACCTACCAGGCGGCTTCGGGCGGTGGCGCGAACCACATGCGCGAACTGCTCAAGGGCATGGGCGTGATCCATGGTGCCGTGGCTGACGAGCTGGCCAACCCGGCATCGGCCATTCTGGACATCGATCGCAAGGTCGCCAAGACCATCCGCGAAGATGTGCCGACCGAGTTCTTCCCGGCACCGCTGGCGGGCGGTCTGATCCCCTGGATCGACAAGCAGCTCGACAACGGCCAGTCGAAGGAAGAGTGGAAGGGCCAGGCCGAGGTCAACAAGATTCTGGGCAACGCGCAGCCGGTTCCGGTGGATGGCCTTTGCGTACGTATCGGCGCGATGCGCTGCCACAGCCTGGGCCTGACGCTCAAGCTCAAGCGCGACCTGCCGCTCGAAGAGATCGAGCAGATCATCCGCTCGGGCAACCCGTGGGTGAAGTGGGTGCCGAACGATCGCAGCGTCACTGAGAAGGAACTGACGCCGGCGTCCATCACCGGTGGCCTGCAGATCGGCGTGGGCCGCGTACGCAAGCTGAACATGGGGCCGGAATACGTGAGCGCCTTCGTGATCGGCGACCAACTGCTCTGGGGCGCGGCGGAACCGCTGCGTCGCACGTTGCGCATCCTGCTGGGCAAGTGACCCCGGCTTTGCATTCGTTGTCGGGTCAGGTGGCGGCGATTGTCGTTGCGGCCTGACAACAGAAAGTGCGCTTTTTCTACCAACGCCGCGCGGCCTGCGCGGCGTTGTGCCATCTGGCCGCCCACGGGCTGTAACGTTGGTACACAATAGCGGCCAGAATTGCGGTATGAAAGCCGTCCACCCTTTCGTGGGGTGGACAGTTACGGGGAATAGTTAGCGCCACGTCGAAGCATTCGCACTCCGGGGGGTACGTCGGATGCTTCAGAATCTCGCCAATTGTGTCGTTTTGATAAAAGTCGACGGCGGTTCGAACCCTCAGCTTTTCGCCTATTGGGTGAACTTGCTGCGCTAACTCGTTGATGTTAAGTTCGTTTGCACATTAAAAGATAACGGAGTCGAAGGTGAGGGTGAGCCAATACCGCCGGAGAGAAACGTCCCATCGCAGTCCTAGCTGGTCGGCCGTCGCCATTGCTGCGGCAAGCCTGTTGCTGATCCAGCCCGCAGCGCATGCAGCTGGTTTCGGCGCGCTGCATGTGCGTTCCAGCCTTGGCCAGCCGCTGCAGGCCGAAATCGATCTGACCGGCGTGACGCCCGAAGAGGCGCAGAACCTGGTCGCCAAGCTGGCTACTCCGGATGCTTATTCGCGCGCCGGTCTGAGCTACAACCCGATCGTCTCCTCGCTGCGTGCGTCGCTTGAGCGCCAGTCGAATGGCAACTACGTGGTGCGCCTGCGATCCACCCAGCCCGTCGCCGAGCCGTTTGTTGACGTGCTGGTCGACCTGAACTGGGCAAGCGGTCACGTTTCGCGCGCCTATACCTTCCTGTTGGACCCGGTGGGCTCCAGCAATACCGCTCAGAATTTTGCGCCGACGCCGGTGGTTCAGGCTACGACGCCAGGCGCCGCTGAGCCTGCCGCGCCCGCACCGGCCGCTCAGCCGCAGGCCGCGGCCCCGGCGGCAGCAGCGGCCGCTGCGCCTACGCGCCAACCGCGTACCGCACCTCGCCAAGCTGCGCGCCCGCAACAGGCTGCGCCTGCTGCTTCGGCGCCGGATGCTACGCCGGGCGGTTCGTATACCGTGCAGCGCGGCGACAGCCTCTACGACATCGCGTCGACGGCCTCGCAAGGCCAGGACGCTGTGTCGCTCGACCAGATGCTGCTGGCGATGTACCGCAACAACCCCAATGCCTTCATTGGCGGCAATATCAACCGCCTGC
Proteins encoded in this window:
- the leuB gene encoding 3-isopropylmalate dehydrogenase, translated to MTKIAVLPGDGIGKEIVAEAVKVLNALGESFEMEFAPVGGAGYEAKGHPLPEDTLKLAKEADAILFGAVGDWKYDTLARELRPEQAILGLRKHLQLFANFRPAICYPELAGASSLKPEIVGGLDILIVRELTGDIYFGQPRGVRAAPDGLFAGAREGFDTMRYSEPEIRRIAHVAFQAAAKRGKKLCSVDKANVLETFQFWKDIVTDVHKEYPEVELSHMYVDNAAMQLVKAPKNFDVIVTGNMFGDILSDEAAMLTGSIGMLPSASLDANNKGLYEPSHGSAPDIAGKGVANPLATILSAAMMLRYSLGKAEQADRIENAVKKVLAQGYRTGDILTPGCKQVGTVEMGEAVLAAL
- the asd gene encoding aspartate-semialdehyde dehydrogenase, which encodes MKVGLVGWRGMVGSVLMQRMQEEKDFDLIDTVFFSTSNAGGKAPAFAKTDAPLADANDIEALKACDTIITCQGGDYTTEVFPKLRAAGWNGYWIDAASTLRMEDDAVIVLDPVNLGLIKNAVAAGTKNFIGGNCTNSILLMGVGGLFREGLVEWVSSMTYQAASGGGANHMRELLKGMGVIHGAVADELANPASAILDIDRKVAKTIREDVPTEFFPAPLAGGLIPWIDKQLDNGQSKEEWKGQAEVNKILGNAQPVPVDGLCVRIGAMRCHSLGLTLKLKRDLPLEEIEQIIRSGNPWVKWVPNDRSVTEKELTPASITGGLQIGVGRVRKLNMGPEYVSAFVIGDQLLWGAAEPLRRTLRILLGK
- the leuC gene encoding 3-isopropylmalate dehydratase large subunit, coding for MAKTLYDKLWDDHVVHTEDDGTTVLYIDRQLLHEVTSPQAFEGLKLAQRSVWRISANLAVSDHNVPTTDRSHGIADPVSKLQVDTLDANCDSYGITQFKMNDKRQGIVHVIGPEQGATLPGMTVVCGDSHTSTHGAFGALAHGIGTSEVEHVLATQTLLAKKSKNMLVKVEGTLPRGCTAKDIVLAIIGKIGTAGGTGYAMEFGGSAIRALSMEGRMTVCNMAIEGGARAGMVAVDDVTLEYIKGRPFAPQGVEWEQAVTYWRTLHSDEGAHFDHVVELRAEEIRPQVSWGTSPEMVVSIEDRVPDPEKEKDPNKRNAMERALEYMGLQPNVAISDINIDKVFIGSCTNSRIEDMRAAAWVVQKLGKRIASNVKLAMVVPGSGLVKEQAEREGLDKIFKAAGFEWREPGCSMCLAMNADRLDPGERCASTSNRNFEGRQGAGGRTHLVSPAMAAAAALEGHFVDVRKLA
- the leuD gene encoding 3-isopropylmalate dehydratase small subunit gives rise to the protein MEQFTIHTGLVAPLDRENVDTDAIIPKQFLKSIKRTGFGPNLFDEWRYKDVGEPGQDNSNRPLNPDFVLNQPRYQGASVLLARKNFGCGSSREHAPWALQQYGFRAIIAPSFADIFFNNCFKNGLLPIVLTESQVDHLFNETQAFVGYQLTVDLDKQVVVTPGGTAYPFDITAFRKYCLLNGFDDIGLTLRYADQIKAYEAQRLAKMPWLAHKLVG